From Amycolatopsis sp. WQ 127309:
GATCGCGCCGTGGACGAAGCTCGAGCCCTCCGCCGCCAGGAAGGCGATCGCCGACGCGATCTCCTCCGGGGACGCCGCCCGGCCCGCCGGCGCCGCCGACGCCAGCTGGTCCAGGGCGTCGCCCATCGCGGCTGTGCCCTCGGTGCGGGTCGGGCCGGGGCTGACCGCGTTCACGCGGACCCCGGACGGGCCGAACTCCGCCGCCCACGCTTTCGTCAGCAGCTCCAGCGAAGCCTTCGACGCGCCGTAGAGCGCCATGCCCGCCAGGCCGATCTTCGCGACCATCGTGGTCACGTTGACGATCGAGCCGTGCCCGCGCTCGGCCATCTCCGGGGCCAGCTCGGCCACCAGGAAGAACGCCGCCTTCACGTTGGTCGCGAAGACGCCGTCGAACTCCGCCTCCGTCGCGGATCCGGTGGGGCCGAAGGGAAAGACGCCGGCGTTGTTCACCAGCACGTCCACCTGCCCGCCCACCTCCCGCGCCCGCGCCGCCAGGGCCCGCGCCGACGTGGCGTCCGTCAGGTCGGCCGCGACGAAGTCGGCCTTGCCGCCCGCCGCGCGGATGCGCTCGACGACTTGGGCGCCGCGCGTGGCGTCCCGGCCCGACAGCACGACGTGGGCGCCGAGCCCGGCCAGCGCGACCGCCGTCGCCCGGCCGATCCCGCTGGTTCCGCCGGTCACCAAAGCCGTGGTACCGGACAGTTGTGCAGTCATGTTCTCGTCTCCTGCTCTCGTTCGGGTGATTCCCCGGGTTCAAGCGGGAGCGGCCGCGCGGCCTTCCGGATCGGCGTTCGGCACTGCTTATGGCGGCTATCGGCCGGTTCGATGCCCGGCGTCTTCCAGGGCCGCCACGAACTTCCCGAGGTCGCGCCGGTGCGACGCGGCGGGCCAGACCGCCCAGGTGCGCCGGACGATCGGGTGCCCCGCCAGCGGCACCCACGTCACCGTCTCCGGCAGCGGGTACGGCCATTCCGGCGGCGCCAGCGCGAACGCGCCGCCGGCCGCGACCGCCGGGAGCTTCAGCTCGACGATGATGGCCTGCCCGTCGGGGACGTCCGGGCCGAGGTCGAGGCCGTGGCTGCGCAGGATCGCGGTCAGCTCGTCGAACCACGCCGGGCTGCCCGACCGCGCGAAGCCGAACCAGTCCAGCCCGGCGAGGGCCTCCAGCCGGACCGGCTCACCCAGCTTCTCCGCCAGGTCCGCGGCCAGCAGCACGCCCAGGTTCTCCGAGACGACCGGCACGGCGTCCAGGTCCGGGCCGATCGGGCGCTCGCGCACCAGCCCGACGTCCAGTTCGTCCGCCCGCAGCGCGGCCACCTGCGCCGCGGTCGAGAGGTGCCGGGCCCGCACGCGCGTGTCCGGGCAGGCAGCCGCCAACGCCGCGAGCGCGGTCGGCAGCAGCTCGGACGGCAGCTCCAGCGGGACGCCGACCCGCAGCACGCCGCCGCCGGCCGTGGTGTGGCGGGCGAGCGCGGCCAGGGCCTGGTCGTGCCGCGCCAGCACCGCGCGGGCCTCGGTCAGCAACGTCGTCCCGGCTTCGGTGGCCCGCACGCCGGTGCTGGCCCGCACCAGCAGCTGCACCCCGAGCCGCCGCTCGAGCGCGGTGATCGTCTGGGACAGCGCGGGCTGGCTGACGTGCAGCTCGCGCGCCGCCTTCGACAGCGTGCCCGCCTCGGCGACGGCGACGAACGCCCGCATCTCGCGCAGCTCCATCAGCGCGTCCAGACGATCGGCAGGGACTTCAGCCCGTTCTGGAAGTTCGAGCGCAGCCGCACCGGTTCGCCGGCCGGCGACACCTCGCCCAGCAGGTCCAGCACCGCCGTGAACATCGCCCGCAGCTGCACCCGGGCCAGCTGCGCGCCGAGGCAGAAGTGCGGGCCGTGGCCGAAGGCCAGGTGGTCGTTGGGCGTCCGCGCGATGTCGAACGCGTCCGGATCGTCGAACACCGCCGGATCACGGTTGGCCGAGGAGAACCACACCACGACCTTGTCCCCGGCCCGGATGTCCACACCGGACAGCCGGACGTCGGAAGTGGCCGTGCGCCGGAAGTTCATCACCGGCGTCCACCACCGCAGCATCTCCTCCACCGCGGACGGCAGCAGCGACCGATCGGCCAGCAGCCGCCGGTACTGCACCGGGTGCGACAGCAGCGCGAGCATCCCGCCCGGCAGGCCGTTGCGCAGGGTTTCGTTGCCCGCCACGGAAAACAGCCAGAACAGGTTCTCGAAC
This genomic window contains:
- a CDS encoding SDR family NAD(P)-dependent oxidoreductase codes for the protein MTAQLSGTTALVTGGTSGIGRATAVALAGLGAHVVLSGRDATRGAQVVERIRAAGGKADFVAADLTDATSARALAARAREVGGQVDVLVNNAGVFPFGPTGSATEAEFDGVFATNVKAAFFLVAELAPEMAERGHGSIVNVTTMVAKIGLAGMALYGASKASLELLTKAWAAEFGPSGVRVNAVSPGPTRTEGTAAMGDALDQLASAAPAGRAASPEEIASAIAFLAAEGSSFVHGAILPVDGGRVAV
- a CDS encoding LysR family transcriptional regulator — encoded protein: MELREMRAFVAVAEAGTLSKAARELHVSQPALSQTITALERRLGVQLLVRASTGVRATEAGTTLLTEARAVLARHDQALAALARHTTAGGGVLRVGVPLELPSELLPTALAALAAACPDTRVRARHLSTAAQVAALRADELDVGLVRERPIGPDLDAVPVVSENLGVLLAADLAEKLGEPVRLEALAGLDWFGFARSGSPAWFDELTAILRSHGLDLGPDVPDGQAIIVELKLPAVAAGGAFALAPPEWPYPLPETVTWVPLAGHPIVRRTWAVWPAASHRRDLGKFVAALEDAGHRTGR